A DNA window from Ranitomeya imitator isolate aRanImi1 chromosome 2, aRanImi1.pri, whole genome shotgun sequence contains the following coding sequences:
- the HDAC5 gene encoding histone deacetylase 5 isoform X5 — protein MSVQPVDIGMNLPTQSVEVTPLLSAAVPSPNSLPPSPGELRQEPRAASGPGVPMDTLSREQQLQQQLLLLKQQQQLQKQLLFAEFQKQHENLTRQHEVQIQKHLKQQQEILAAKRQQELEQQRKRERQRQEEAEKQRLEQQLLILRNKEKSKESAIASTEVKLKLQEFLLSKSKEVPGSANHSILQHPKCWGTHHTSLDHSSPPQAGSPATPPSYKMPLLGTCDGRDDFPLRKTASEPNLKVRSRLKQKVAERRSSPLLRRKDGTVISAFKKRAIEIQVSSVCSSAPGSGPSSPNSSNSAISENGLTGSVPNIPSEMLPQQRVLTLDGTGVPLGLYTSPSLPNICLQGSASNLSGQFTPQEGAERQSLRPGGAFLTANSLSTLDGGEISLGAPSLLQHVLLLEQARQQSALITVPLHGQSPLVGGERVSTSLRTVTKGQRHRPLSRTQSSPLPQSPQALQQLVLQHQHYLDQQQISKTVEGIRQPPTHPEETEEELTEQDGGERCRAIFTLDGETESEETQEEEEGAEDEEDDSEDGSTNGAEHAFKKMFPDTLPLYQGSLPHSALSRTQSSPAAPLTTLSSEPRRRVLSSTGLVYDTLMLKHQCTCGDTNNHPEHAGRIQSIWSRLQETGLLNKCQRVRGRKATLDEIQTVHAEHHTLLYGTSPQSRHKLESKNLLGPLSQKMYAVLPCGGIGCPPLYSLFQVDSDTVWNELHSPPAVRTAVGSLLELTFKVASGELKNGFAVIRPPGHHAEESVAMGFCFFNSVAIAAKLLRQKMSVGRILIVDWDIHHGNGTQQAFYSDPNVLYVSLHRYDDGNFFPGSGSPEEVGAGCGVGFNVNIAWTGGVEPPVGDAEYLAAFRLVVMPIAQEFAPDLVLVSAGFDAVEGHQSPLGGYSVTAKCFGHLTTQLMTLAGGRVVMALEGGHDLTAICDASEACVSSLVGMEPEPFDNSVLQQRPSANAVTTLERVITIQSKHWSSLKNIALSHSFLEAQRGEVEDAETVSALASLSVDTEQSNTDCVSRPLEEPMEDEPTA, from the exons TGGAGGTCACCCCTCTCCTCTCTGCAGCAGTACCCTCTCCAAACAGCCTCCCCCCAAGTCCCGGGGAGTTGAGGCAAGAGCCACGGGCAGCGAGTGGTCCCGGAGTGCCCATGGACACCTTGAGTCGGGAGCAGCAACTTCAGCAACAACTTCTTCTGCTGAAACAACAACAGCAGCTCCAGAAACAACTTCTTTTTGCCGAATTCCAGAAGCAACATGAAAACCTGACAAGACAGCATGAGGTCCAGATCCAAAAACACCTCAAG CAACAGCAGGAGATCCTAGCGGCCAAGAGACAGCAAGAGTTAGAGCAACAGAGGAAACGAGAAAGGCAAAGACAGGAGGAAGCTGAGAAACAGAGGCTGGAACAGCAACTCCTAATATTGAGGAACAAGGAGAAAAGCAAAGAAA GTGCCATAGCCAGCACAGAGGTTAAGTTGAAGCTTCAGGAATTTCTGCTCAGCAAATCTAAGGAGGTACCAGGGAGTGCGAATCATTCCATCTTACAGCACCCCAAATGTTG gggaacTCACCATACCTCACTGGACCACAGTTCACCGCCTCAGGCTGGGTCACCAGCTACACCTCCTTCTTACAAAATGCCTCTACTAGGAACCTGCGATGGTCGAGATGACTTTCCCCTTCGCAAAACTG CCTCTGAACCAAACTTGAAAGTTCGTTCACGGTTAAAGCAGAAGGTTGCAGAACGGCGCAGTAGTCCTCTTCTCCGTAGGAAGGATGGAACCGTCATCAGTGCTTTTAAAAAGAGAGCAATTGAGATTCAGG TTTCCTCTGTATGTAGTAGTGCCCCCGGGTCAGGACCCAGCTCTCCAAACAGTTCCAATAGTGCCATCTCTGAGAATGGATTGACGGGGAGTGTGCCCAATATTCCTAGTGAG ATGCTTCCCCAGCAGAGAGTTCTCACACTGGATGGAACGGGAGTCCCTTTAGGGTTATATACATCCCCTTCACTACCTAATATCTGCCTGCAGGGAAGCGCCAGCAACCTCAGT GGCCAGTTCACCCCTCAGGAGGGAGCAGAGCGCCAAAGCCTACGGCCAGGTGGAGCTTTCCTCACCGCCAACTCACTCTCTACGCTGGATGGTGGGGAGATAAGTTTAGGGGCTCCTTCCCTTTTGCAACATGTACTACTACTGGAGCAAGCCAGGCAGCAGAGCGCCCTGATAACAG TCCCACTACATGGTCAGTCGCCCCTCGTCGGTGGAGAACGTGTGTCCACTTCCCTTCGCACAGTCACAAAAGGCCAACGACATCGTCCCCTCAGCCGCACACAGTCCTCGCCGCTACCACAAAGCCCACAGGCCCTCCAACAACTGGTCCTTCAACACCAGCATTATCTTGACCAACAACAGATTAGTAAA ACAGTGGAAGGAATACGTCAACCTCCGACCCATCCTGAAGAAACAGAGGAGGAACTGACAGAACAAGATGGGGGCGAGAGGTGCCGTGCCATCTTCACATTGGATGGAGAAACCGAGAGCGAGGAAAcacaagaagaagaagaaggagcagaggatgaggaggatgacagTGAAGATGGATCGACGAACGGTGCAGAACATGCATTTAAAAAG ATGTTTCCGGACACCCTTCCTCTGTATCAAGGTTCCCTGCCTCACTCAGCTTTAAGTCGCACACAGTCTTCTCCTGCCGCTCCGCTCACCACCCTCAGCTCTGAGCCGCGGCGCAGAGTTCTCAGCAGCACAG GTCTAGTCTACGACACTCTGATGCTGAAACACCAGTGCACTTGTGGAGACACCAATAACCACCCAGAACATGCCGGGAGAATACAGAGTATCTGGTCCCGTCTACAGGAGACTGGTCTACTAAACAAGTGCCAG CGCGTGCGGGGCAGGAAGGCCACGCTGGACGAGATTCAGACGGTACATGCAGAGCATCATACCCTCCTGTACGGGACAAGCCCACAAAGCCGCCACAAACTGGAGAGCAAGAACCTGCTGG GACCACTCTCCCAGAAGATGTATGCAGTGCTCCCTTGTGGTGGCATCGGG TGTCCTCCACTTTATTCATTATTTCAGGTGGATAGTGACACAGTATGGAACGAGCTCCATTCTCCACCGGCGGTAAGAACGGCTGTAGGATCTTTACTTGAGCTGACATTTAAAGTTGCTTCTGGAGAATTGAAG AATGGATTTGCTGTAATCCGTCCACCAGGACATCATGCAGAAGAGTCCGTTGCTAT gggattctgtttttttaactcCGTAGCCATTGCTGCCAAACTTCTCCGTCAAAAGATGAGCGTGGGTCGGATCCTAATAGTCGACTGG GATATTCACCATGGCAATGGAACCCAACAAGCCTTTTACAGTGACCCCAATGTCCTGTATGTGTCCCTCCACCGTTATGATGATGGGAACTTTTTCCCTGGTAGTGGCTCTCCAGAGGAG GTTGGTGCCGGTTGTGGAGTTGGATTTAATGTGAACATTGCATGGACAGGAGGAGTGGAGCCGCCTGTAGGGGATGCGGAGTACCTGGCTGCTTTTAG GTTGGTGGTCATGCCTATAGCCCAAGAGTTCGCACCAGACCTTGTCCTAGTCTCAGCTGGGTTTGATGCAGTGGAGGGGCACCAAAGTCCACTTGGAGGCTACTCTGTTACAGCAAAAT GTTTTGGACACCTCACCACACAGTTGATGACTCTAGCAGGAGGTAGGGTTGTCATGGCATTAGAAGGAGGACATGACTTAACTGCTATCTGTGATGCCTCTGAGGCTTGTGTGTCATCCCTTGTAGGAATGGAG CCGGAACCATTTGATAACAGCGTTCTGCAGCAGAGACCCAGTGCCAATGCAGTGACCACTCTAGAAAGAGTCATTACTATCCAGA